A region from the Helcococcus ovis genome encodes:
- a CDS encoding ABC transporter ATP-binding protein, protein MSTVIKCENLIKRYGSKTIIPDLSVEINQGEFFTLLGPSGCGKTTLLRMIAGFNSIEGGNIYFGDKRINDVAPKDRNIGMVFQNYAIFPHLTAGENVAFGLKTRKIEKNVIEGRVDKILETVKISNLKNSLPENMSGGQQQRIALARAIVIEPDVLLMDEPLSNLDAKLRVEMRNVIKRIQKDVGITTVYVTHDQEEAMAVSDRIAVMNNGVIQHIGTPQHIYHRPANVFVASFIGRTNIISRNIEVEKGKKYIVFSDNYKVESENIIIETPKKVKLSIRPEEFVISREGNGLKGKVIDNMFLGINTHYFVELTNGERVEVIQESSLSNIIPIGEEVVLTVKMDKINIFDFDTEKSITKGVENDAN, encoded by the coding sequence ATGAGTACAGTAATTAAGTGTGAAAATTTAATAAAAAGATATGGAAGTAAAACAATAATTCCTGATTTATCTGTAGAGATAAATCAGGGAGAGTTTTTTACTCTATTGGGTCCTTCAGGTTGTGGAAAAACAACCTTGTTGAGAATGATTGCTGGTTTTAATTCAATTGAAGGAGGAAATATTTATTTTGGAGATAAGAGAATAAATGATGTTGCTCCTAAAGATAGAAATATAGGTATGGTATTTCAAAATTATGCAATATTTCCACATTTGACAGCCGGTGAAAATGTTGCATTTGGATTAAAAACTAGAAAAATTGAAAAGAATGTTATTGAAGGTAGAGTCGATAAAATCCTAGAAACTGTAAAAATTTCAAATTTAAAAAACTCTTTACCGGAAAATATGTCTGGAGGACAACAACAAAGAATAGCACTTGCTAGAGCTATTGTTATTGAACCGGATGTATTATTGATGGACGAACCTCTTTCAAATCTAGATGCAAAATTAAGAGTTGAAATGAGAAATGTAATTAAAAGAATTCAAAAAGATGTAGGGATTACAACTGTATATGTTACTCATGACCAAGAAGAAGCTATGGCAGTTTCTGATAGAATTGCTGTAATGAATAATGGGGTAATTCAACATATCGGTACTCCACAACACATATATCACAGACCTGCGAATGTATTTGTAGCAAGTTTTATAGGTCGTACAAATATTATTTCAAGAAATATTGAAGTTGAAAAAGGTAAAAAATATATTGTATTTTCTGACAATTATAAAGTTGAATCGGAAAATATAATTATTGAAACACCTAAAAAAGTTAAATTATCAATTAGACCTGAAGAGTTTGTAATAAGTAGAGAAGGTAATGGGCTAAAAGGAAAAGTAATTGATAATATGTTTTTAGGTATTAATACTCACTATTTTGTAGAGTTAACAAATGGAGAAAGAGTGGAAGTTATCCAGGAATCATCACTTTCAAATATTATTCCAATAGGTGAAGAAGTTGTCCTTACAGTTAAAATGGATAAAATAAATATATTTGATTTTGACACAGAAAAAAGTATAACAAAAGGAGTAGAAAACGATGCAAACTAA
- a CDS encoding ABC transporter permease: MVHAFKFTFKILRNTKGFISSMIIMPILMILLVSITLAYSDVPVVGYIGEKAPNVANVKMMKLKEDEKDYFLGLSQGTLVVKTDGAGNVLQYYSSISNNPLIPIIDNRNSNSNLFNEKAKLSYSVGIILFKLLTSASLLATVLINEKDNGIVLRVKNSKTKLSSYILGKSLAIIFVYEIANLLILLFYKFAGFDLGKSNIIQLGILFTIAMFISMGLYIFLSSIIKNEGIIWIISTGIIFPLGLFSGILFPVEHMANWMKTIAYISPLYYLQNSIISGKIYVIPIVLMLFISLVLAIYGIRLFNRKV; the protein is encoded by the coding sequence ATGGTGCATGCATTTAAGTTTACTTTTAAAATTCTTAGAAATACCAAAGGATTTATTTCTTCAATGATTATTATGCCGATTTTAATGATTTTACTTGTAAGTATTACCCTTGCATATTCCGATGTTCCTGTTGTGGGTTATATCGGAGAAAAAGCCCCGAATGTAGCGAATGTTAAAATGATGAAGCTTAAGGAAGATGAAAAAGATTATTTTCTTGGACTTTCTCAAGGGACTTTGGTAGTAAAGACGGATGGAGCGGGAAATGTCTTGCAATATTATAGCAGTATATCGAATAATCCATTAATACCTATAATAGATAACCGCAACTCAAACAGTAATTTGTTTAATGAAAAAGCGAAACTTAGTTATTCTGTTGGAATTATTCTTTTTAAGCTGTTAACATCGGCATCCCTACTTGCTACAGTTTTAATTAATGAAAAGGATAATGGTATTGTTTTAAGAGTAAAAAATTCCAAGACAAAGTTAAGCTCATATATATTAGGTAAAAGTTTAGCCATCATATTTGTGTATGAAATAGCAAATTTATTGATACTGTTATTTTATAAATTTGCAGGTTTTGATTTAGGTAAATCTAATATTATTCAGCTTGGTATTTTGTTTACTATTGCAATGTTTATTTCAATGGGACTTTATATTTTCTTATCATCTATAATAAAGAATGAGGGGATAATCTGGATAATTTCAACAGGAATTATATTTCCGTTAGGGTTATTTTCCGGCATTTTATTTCCGGTTGAACATATGGCCAATTGGATGAAAACTATCGCTTATATATCGCCACTTTATTATCTTCAAAATTCTATTATTAGTGGAAAAATTTATGTGATTCCAATTGTATTAATGTTATTTATTTCGTTAGTACTTGCAATATATGGAATAAGATTATTTAATAGAAAAGTTTAA
- a CDS encoding ABC transporter substrate-binding protein, whose amino-acid sequence MSKKIFALVMSLILVFSLVACSKGGDGKKTGDKGKLVVYSPNTENIMKTIIPMFEKKTGIKVEVISAGTGELLSKIEAEKGNPLGDVLFGGSKSTIREKKDLFEQYVSPNDKDMLPDHKNVDGFLTPYTADGSVILVNTELIGDIKIEGYADLLNPKLKGKIASADASNSSSAFAQLTNQLLAMGGDYENETGWKFVEQLLKNIDGKILNSSSAVHKGVADGEYAVGLTYEDPSAAYVRDGAPVKVIYPKEGTVYLDAGVEVIKGAKNMENAKKFVDFVISKEAQDAFGSQLTNRALRKDAKTGDYMTPLDKIKTIKEDEEYVKKNRENIIKKYTNILVKTRG is encoded by the coding sequence ATGAGTAAAAAAATATTTGCATTGGTAATGTCACTAATACTAGTCTTTTCACTAGTTGCATGTAGTAAAGGAGGCGATGGTAAGAAAACAGGCGATAAGGGTAAACTTGTTGTATATTCACCGAATACAGAAAATATAATGAAGACAATAATCCCAATGTTTGAAAAAAAAACGGGGATAAAAGTTGAAGTTATTTCAGCAGGTACAGGTGAATTATTATCAAAGATCGAAGCTGAAAAAGGAAATCCATTAGGAGATGTATTATTTGGTGGAAGCAAATCAACAATAAGAGAAAAGAAAGACTTATTTGAACAATATGTATCACCAAATGACAAAGATATGTTACCAGATCATAAAAATGTAGACGGATTCTTAACGCCATATACAGCTGATGGTTCTGTTATTTTAGTAAATACAGAATTGATTGGGGATATTAAAATTGAAGGATATGCTGATTTATTAAATCCTAAATTAAAAGGTAAGATTGCATCAGCTGATGCTTCAAATTCATCATCAGCATTTGCTCAATTGACAAATCAATTGTTAGCAATGGGTGGAGATTATGAAAATGAAACTGGATGGAAATTTGTTGAACAATTATTAAAGAATATTGATGGTAAAATTTTAAATTCATCTTCAGCAGTTCATAAAGGTGTTGCGGATGGGGAATATGCTGTTGGTTTAACATATGAAGATCCATCAGCAGCATATGTTAGAGATGGAGCACCGGTTAAAGTTATATATCCAAAAGAGGGTACAGTATATCTAGATGCAGGGGTAGAAGTTATTAAAGGTGCAAAAAATATGGAAAATGCTAAGAAATTTGTTGACTTTGTAATTTCCAAAGAAGCTCAAGATGCTTTTGGTTCACAATTAACAAATAGAGCATTAAGAAAAGATGCAAAAACAGGTGATTATATGACACCATTAGATAAAATTAAAACTATAAAAGAAGATGAAGAATATGTAAAGAAAAATAGAGAAAATATTATTAAAAAATACACAAATATACTTGTAAAGACAAGAGGTTAA